A section of the Rhizobium sp. SSA_523 genome encodes:
- the asnB gene encoding asparagine synthase (glutamine-hydrolyzing): MCGFAGFCHADLPVMDREPLLHAMGRAIAHRGPDASGLWMDEHCGLSHVRLSVVGLEDGQQPMESGASQLVIAFNGEIFNYVELRDQLAASGRRFRTASDTEVILALYETYGEDCLQHLNGDFAFALYDRRARRLLLARDRMGVRPLFYMRRGRGLAFASEAKALLELPDYMPALDPIALDQIFTLWSPIPPRTLFKDISELEPGHFMVVTADRIEIKSYWQLDYPDAGDSPPVTEDAAVESVGALLGDAVRIRMRADVKVSAYLSGGLDSSLICALAAPLAPQGLHSFSVTFDSAEHDESRFQTLVAESLGTRHHSASCGPDAIAAVFEAVIAATELPILRTAPAPLYSLAGSVRDNGMKVVLTGEGADEIFGGYDIFREAKLRRFCARQPASLRRPLLFHRLYPYLPGLQNQSADYLAAFFGTRSDRLDDPLFSHRPRLRNTAGTKLFYSDALRAQLAGYDAAEELVEKLPDRFGKWDPLHQAQYLETRFLLPGYILSSQGDRIAMAHGVEGRFPYLDHRVVELASRLPPQLKVKGLTEKHVLREVARRHLPEVIKKRPKQPYRAPDSASFRGEPGQRLLETYLSGDAVRTAGLFSSPAVDKLMAKAARHPLAGFRDNAALVGMLSTQIWSARFLERRQASGAFLGSNAG; this comes from the coding sequence ATGTGTGGCTTTGCCGGCTTTTGCCATGCCGACCTTCCCGTAATGGATCGCGAGCCGCTTCTGCACGCGATGGGCAGGGCGATTGCCCATCGGGGACCCGATGCCAGCGGCCTGTGGATGGATGAACATTGCGGCCTGTCGCATGTCCGCCTGTCCGTCGTTGGCCTCGAGGACGGACAGCAGCCGATGGAAAGCGGCGCAAGCCAGCTCGTCATCGCCTTCAACGGGGAAATCTTCAACTATGTCGAACTGCGCGACCAATTGGCGGCATCCGGCCGCCGCTTCCGCACGGCGAGCGATACGGAAGTCATCCTGGCGCTCTACGAGACCTACGGCGAGGATTGCCTGCAGCATCTGAACGGCGATTTCGCCTTCGCGCTTTACGACCGGCGGGCTCGGCGTCTGCTGCTGGCGCGCGACCGGATGGGCGTCAGGCCCTTGTTTTACATGCGCCGGGGCCGCGGCCTGGCTTTCGCATCGGAAGCCAAGGCGCTCCTGGAACTGCCGGACTACATGCCGGCGCTCGACCCGATAGCGCTCGATCAGATCTTCACCCTCTGGTCGCCGATACCGCCCCGAACCCTGTTCAAGGATATTTCGGAACTGGAACCCGGCCATTTCATGGTCGTGACGGCCGACAGGATCGAGATCAAATCCTATTGGCAACTCGATTACCCGGATGCCGGCGACAGTCCCCCGGTGACGGAGGATGCGGCTGTCGAGTCAGTCGGTGCCCTGCTCGGCGATGCCGTCCGCATCCGCATGCGCGCCGATGTCAAGGTCAGCGCCTATCTCTCCGGGGGGCTCGATTCCTCGCTCATCTGCGCGCTGGCCGCGCCCCTGGCGCCACAAGGCCTGCACAGCTTCTCCGTCACCTTCGACAGCGCCGAACATGATGAGAGCCGTTTCCAGACATTGGTGGCCGAGAGCCTTGGCACCCGTCACCATTCGGCCTCCTGCGGCCCGGATGCGATTGCCGCGGTCTTCGAAGCGGTGATTGCCGCAACAGAACTGCCGATCCTGCGCACGGCCCCGGCGCCGCTCTATTCCCTCGCCGGATCCGTGCGCGACAATGGCATGAAGGTCGTTCTGACGGGCGAAGGTGCCGACGAGATCTTCGGTGGCTACGATATCTTCCGCGAGGCAAAGCTGCGGCGCTTCTGCGCGCGCCAGCCGGCATCCCTTCGGCGACCGCTGCTGTTTCACAGGCTCTACCCCTACCTTCCCGGCCTGCAGAACCAGTCGGCCGATTATCTGGCCGCCTTTTTCGGGACGAGAAGCGACCGGCTGGACGACCCGCTCTTTTCGCATCGCCCGCGCCTGCGCAACACGGCAGGGACCAAGCTTTTCTATTCCGATGCGCTGCGCGCACAGCTTGCCGGCTATGATGCGGCAGAGGAGCTTGTGGAAAAGCTTCCGGACCGCTTCGGCAAATGGGATCCGCTCCACCAGGCGCAATATCTGGAGACGCGTTTCCTGCTGCCGGGCTACATCCTTTCCAGCCAGGGCGACCGGATCGCCATGGCGCATGGCGTGGAAGGCCGTTTTCCCTATCTCGACCATCGGGTGGTGGAGCTGGCCTCCCGCCTGCCGCCGCAGCTGAAGGTCAAGGGTCTGACCGAAAAGCACGTTCTTCGGGAAGTGGCACGCCGCCACCTGCCGGAAGTCATCAAGAAGCGCCCGAAGCAACCTTATCGCGCACCCGACAGCGCCTCCTTCCGGGGCGAACCGGGCCAGCGTCTTCTCGAAACCTATCTATCCGGCGATGCCGTTCGTACCGCCGGCCTCTTCTCAAGCCCGGCTGTCGACAAGCTGATGGCGAAGGCGGCACGGCATCCCCTGGCCGGCTTTCGCGACAATGCCGCGCTGGTCGGAATGCTCTCCACCCAGATCTGGAGCGCCCGTTTTCTTGAGCGAAGGCAGGCGTCTGGCGCTTTTCTCGGATCAAACGCCGGATGA
- a CDS encoding ferritin-like domain-containing protein: MTHSVEHFLGWLRDAHAMEVQATGLLRGQINRIESYPELTQKLQQHLAETEAQVESLGTLLDRSDRGRPVLRDLTGRISAAAQGMGSVFSGDEVVKTTMAAYAFEHNEIALYRVLIAAADEIGDSEARDVLQRILSEEVAMAAWLETHLDVITRLYLMRDERDLQAKR; the protein is encoded by the coding sequence ATGACCCATTCGGTCGAACATTTCCTCGGCTGGCTTCGCGATGCCCATGCCATGGAAGTTCAGGCAACGGGCCTTTTGCGGGGACAGATCAACCGCATCGAGAGCTATCCCGAACTGACGCAGAAGCTGCAGCAGCATCTTGCGGAGACCGAAGCGCAGGTCGAATCGCTGGGGACGCTGCTCGATCGCTCGGATCGCGGCAGGCCCGTGCTGCGCGATCTGACCGGCCGCATTTCGGCGGCGGCGCAGGGCATGGGCTCGGTGTTCTCCGGCGACGAAGTGGTCAAGACGACGATGGCCGCCTATGCTTTCGAACATAACGAGATTGCGCTTTATCGTGTGCTGATCGCGGCGGCGGATGAAATCGGCGACAGCGAGGCCCGCGACGTGCTGCAGCGCATTCTTTCCGAAGAAGTGGCCATGGCCGCCTGGCTGGAGACGCATCTCGACGTCATCACGCGCCTGTATCTGATGCGGGATGAGCGGGACCTGCAGGCGAAGCGATAA
- a CDS encoding phospholipase D-like domain-containing protein, which yields MQDRRTTDKPSHQTIIRPGRNSWRKARADKVAFLIDGAEYYRRLDQVLAKATRSILIVGWDFNPKLRLRPEVPGSPTLGEILRQRVEEEERLSVQILVWGMGPIYSGKSFELFQKGGQKGSWVDHPRIRLEFDFHHPVRGSHHQKMVCVDDSVAFLGGIDLTARRWDDRNHAIKNDLRCSPDGTCYGPVHDIQSIVSGEAARLVGDACRKRWRFVTKSEMPPLQPPEDQEERSETAASLWPDDLAPQLTDCPTALALTEPLRWNGRRGRREAVQLTHDALRAARKHIYIESQYLASFSIARTLIDRLKEKDGPEIVILVVRESHGFLEKVMMGNNRNRLIRRLRRHDDHDRLKVLYAVNQDEDGNEKEIVVHAKLIIIDDRIVRVGSSNLNYRSEGLDTESDLAFEPETDEGRRAIAALRDDLLAEHLDAEPAQIAASMAATGSLLRTIDRYNVKPRGLRSFTIDLLRGETDSVLGTSLVDPRRPFWPWWQLKIGVRWAMSRLTRSFL from the coding sequence GTGCAGGACAGACGCACGACCGACAAGCCGAGCCACCAGACCATTATCCGGCCGGGGCGCAATAGCTGGCGCAAGGCCAGAGCCGACAAGGTTGCCTTCCTGATCGACGGCGCCGAATATTATCGCCGGCTCGACCAGGTTCTCGCCAAAGCCACCCGCTCGATCCTGATTGTCGGCTGGGACTTCAATCCCAAGCTCCGCCTGCGGCCCGAAGTGCCGGGTTCGCCCACCCTGGGCGAAATCCTGCGCCAGCGGGTGGAGGAAGAGGAACGGCTGAGCGTCCAGATTCTCGTCTGGGGCATGGGCCCCATCTATTCCGGCAAAAGCTTCGAACTCTTCCAGAAGGGCGGTCAGAAAGGAAGCTGGGTGGATCACCCGCGAATCCGCCTGGAATTCGATTTCCACCATCCGGTCCGCGGAAGTCACCATCAAAAAATGGTCTGCGTCGACGATTCCGTTGCCTTTCTCGGCGGCATCGACCTCACCGCTCGCCGCTGGGATGACCGCAATCACGCCATCAAGAATGATCTTCGCTGCTCGCCCGACGGCACATGCTACGGGCCGGTGCACGACATCCAGTCGATCGTGTCGGGCGAAGCGGCCCGCCTTGTCGGCGATGCCTGCCGCAAGCGCTGGCGATTCGTGACGAAATCCGAAATGCCGCCGCTTCAGCCGCCGGAAGACCAGGAGGAGCGCAGCGAAACGGCAGCCTCGCTTTGGCCGGACGATCTGGCACCGCAGCTGACCGATTGCCCGACGGCCCTGGCCCTGACCGAACCCTTGCGCTGGAATGGCCGCCGCGGGCGCCGGGAGGCCGTGCAGCTGACCCATGATGCGCTGCGCGCAGCCCGCAAGCATATCTATATCGAATCCCAGTATCTCGCCTCCTTCAGTATCGCGCGCACCCTCATCGACCGCCTCAAGGAAAAAGACGGGCCGGAGATCGTGATTCTGGTCGTGCGCGAATCGCACGGCTTTCTGGAAAAGGTCATGATGGGCAACAACCGCAATCGCCTGATCCGCCGCCTGCGCCGGCACGACGACCATGATCGGCTGAAAGTGCTGTATGCCGTCAACCAGGACGAGGATGGCAATGAGAAGGAGATCGTCGTCCATGCCAAGCTGATCATCATCGATGACCGCATCGTCCGGGTCGGCTCCTCCAATCTGAATTACCGGTCCGAAGGGCTCGACACGGAGTCCGATCTCGCCTTCGAACCCGAAACCGACGAGGGACGGCGCGCCATCGCCGCGCTGCGCGACGATCTTCTGGCCGAACATCTCGATGCCGAACCGGCGCAGATCGCCGCCTCCATGGCAGCGACCGGATCCCTGCTGCGCACCATCGACCGCTACAATGTGAAGCCGCGCGGCCTGCGCTCCTTCACCATCGACCTCCTGCGCGGCGAAACGGATTCGGTCCTCGGTACCTCGCTCGTCGACCCGCGGCGCCCCTTCTGGCCCTGGTGGCAGCTGAAGATCGGCGTGCGCTGGGCGATGTCACGCCTGACGCGAAGCTTCCTGTAA
- a CDS encoding UPF0104 family protein, whose translation MTRLLIRMVIAIIICVAIVLVYRSLSRYSWDEVTASLGMISGWRLMTASLFVAASYTCLSCFDWLALRYVGRPQPFHRAALASVTALSIGHNVGGAALSSGAVRYRFYTRWGLAPEEVAKVILFCGNTVVLGLAMLGGITLLLMPATAETLLQLGPEPRRWLGLAFLAYPAAYVICSVWGRPPLKIRNFRMDMPKTPMCLAQILIGTVNFGCVAGALDQLLTAFTDAGYLQVASAYVTATIAAILSHVPGGLGVLEATMLMLLPASASIGALVAFRVLYYFIPLLLGLSLLLISEAYFRRRPSLPLQEASRQA comes from the coding sequence GTGACGCGGCTTTTAATTCGAATGGTCATCGCCATCATCATCTGTGTTGCGATCGTCCTCGTCTATCGCAGCCTCAGCCGCTACAGCTGGGATGAAGTCACGGCTTCGCTCGGCATGATCTCCGGCTGGCGGTTGATGACGGCCAGTCTGTTTGTCGCGGCCTCCTATACCTGCCTGTCCTGTTTCGACTGGCTTGCCCTGCGCTATGTCGGGCGGCCGCAGCCTTTCCACCGAGCCGCGCTCGCCTCCGTCACCGCCTTGTCCATCGGCCATAATGTGGGCGGTGCCGCGCTGTCCAGCGGGGCCGTGCGCTACCGCTTCTACACACGCTGGGGCCTTGCGCCCGAGGAGGTGGCGAAGGTCATCCTGTTCTGCGGCAATACGGTGGTTCTCGGCCTGGCCATGCTGGGCGGCATCACGCTCCTGCTGATGCCGGCAACGGCAGAAACCCTGCTGCAATTGGGGCCGGAGCCGCGGCGCTGGCTGGGCCTTGCCTTTCTCGCCTATCCGGCGGCCTATGTGATCTGCTCGGTCTGGGGGCGGCCGCCATTGAAGATCCGCAATTTCCGCATGGACATGCCGAAGACGCCGATGTGCCTGGCGCAGATCCTGATCGGCACGGTCAATTTCGGCTGCGTTGCGGGTGCGCTCGACCAGCTTCTGACCGCCTTTACGGATGCTGGCTATCTGCAGGTTGCCTCGGCCTATGTCACGGCAACGATCGCCGCCATTCTCAGCCATGTCCCCGGCGGTCTCGGCGTGCTGGAGGCGACCATGCTGATGCTCCTGCCGGCCAGCGCCTCCATCGGGGCGCTGGTCGCCTTCCGCGTCCTTTATTACTTCATTCCGCTTCTGCTCGGCCTGTCCCTGCTGCTGATCAGCGAAGCCTATTTCCGCCGCCGCCCGAGCCTGCCGTTACAGGAAGCTTCGCGTCAGGCGTGA
- a CDS encoding endonuclease/exonuclease/phosphatase family protein: protein MTEPDFATPPPTGRTIRILSYNVHSCVGSDRVLDVGRIADVIAELEPDIIGLQELDVGRKRSGGIDQAEEIARRLKMDYHFHPALRMEEEHYGDALLTPLPMRLVKAGPLPSIGEPRGAIWAEVMAGEHRLQVFNTHLGLLRRDRQRQADALLGPDWIGHADAEGQPLVLIGDFNSIPSSAPYRSMVSRLDDARRQTGRLPFPTFPSRWPLLRLDHVFVGAGPKIVEALAISTPLTRKASDHLPLLVTIEV from the coding sequence ATGACCGAACCTGACTTCGCTACGCCGCCGCCAACCGGACGGACCATCCGCATTCTCAGCTACAATGTTCACAGTTGTGTGGGCAGCGACCGCGTGCTGGATGTCGGCCGCATCGCCGATGTGATCGCCGAACTGGAGCCGGATATCATCGGCCTGCAGGAACTGGATGTGGGGCGCAAGCGCAGCGGCGGCATCGATCAGGCGGAAGAAATCGCACGCCGCCTGAAGATGGACTACCATTTCCATCCCGCCCTCAGGATGGAAGAAGAACATTACGGCGATGCCCTTTTGACGCCCCTGCCGATGCGGCTGGTCAAGGCCGGGCCGCTGCCCTCGATCGGTGAGCCGCGCGGCGCGATCTGGGCCGAGGTAATGGCCGGCGAGCATCGCCTGCAGGTCTTCAACACCCATCTCGGCCTGCTGCGAAGGGATCGCCAGCGGCAGGCCGATGCGCTGCTCGGCCCGGACTGGATCGGGCATGCCGATGCCGAGGGGCAACCGCTGGTCCTGATCGGCGATTTCAATTCCATCCCCTCCTCGGCTCCCTACCGCTCCATGGTAAGCCGCCTGGACGATGCCCGACGCCAGACGGGACGCCTGCCCTTCCCGACCTTCCCCTCGCGCTGGCCACTGTTGCGGCTCGACCACGTCTTCGTCGGCGCCGGCCCGAAGATCGTCGAGGCTCTCGCCATCTCGACGCCCTTGACGCGGAAAGCGTCCGACCACCTCCCGCTGCTGGTTACGATCGAGGTCTAA
- a CDS encoding cytochrome ubiquinol oxidase subunit I → MFEQLDATVLARIQFAFTVSFHIIFPAFSIGLASYLAVLEGLHLWTKKPIYLELFDFWKTIFALAFGMGVVSGIVMSYQFGTNWSVFSDKAGPVIGPLMGYEVLSAFFLEAGFLGVMLFGRKRVGPGLHFFATLMVAFGTLMSATWILSVNSWMQTPAGFAMNDVGQFVPTDWWAAIFNPSFPYRFIHMVMAAYLTTALVVGAVGGYHLLRRTAPLRAGTMFSMAMGMICVVAPLQILAGDAHGLNTLEHQPVKVMAMEGHFDSHPEGAPLIIFGIPNQAEKRVDYAVEIPKLSSLILKHDLNAPLDGLDTVADTLEPPVNIVFFSFRIMVALGFAMLGLGLWSLFCRWKGTLYSSPWLHRLAVAMGPAGFVAVLAGWVTTEVGRQPYTVYGHLLTAQSISPISAPAVAGSLIAFVIVYFLLFGAGTFYILRLMGRLPRDPEGHLGLGPIRTTGITPAPGLADSPGGTHHPAGHGGAHHGA, encoded by the coding sequence ATGTTCGAACAACTCGACGCTACGGTTCTGGCCCGCATCCAGTTTGCCTTCACTGTGTCCTTCCACATCATCTTCCCCGCCTTTTCGATCGGGCTGGCGAGCTATCTGGCGGTTCTCGAAGGCCTGCATCTGTGGACGAAGAAGCCGATCTACCTGGAGCTCTTCGATTTCTGGAAGACCATTTTTGCCCTGGCTTTCGGCATGGGCGTGGTCTCTGGCATCGTCATGTCCTACCAGTTCGGCACCAATTGGAGCGTGTTTTCCGACAAGGCCGGACCGGTCATCGGTCCCTTGATGGGCTACGAGGTCCTGTCGGCTTTCTTCCTGGAAGCGGGCTTCCTGGGCGTCATGCTGTTCGGCCGCAAGCGGGTTGGGCCCGGCCTGCACTTCTTCGCCACCCTGATGGTCGCCTTCGGCACGCTGATGTCGGCCACCTGGATCCTGTCGGTGAATTCCTGGATGCAGACGCCGGCAGGCTTCGCCATGAACGATGTCGGCCAGTTCGTGCCCACGGACTGGTGGGCGGCGATCTTCAACCCGTCCTTCCCCTACCGCTTCATCCACATGGTCATGGCCGCCTACCTGACGACGGCGCTGGTCGTCGGGGCCGTGGGCGGTTACCATCTCCTGCGCCGCACGGCGCCGCTGCGGGCCGGCACGATGTTTTCGATGGCCATGGGCATGATCTGCGTGGTGGCGCCGCTGCAAATCCTTGCGGGCGATGCGCATGGGCTGAACACGCTGGAGCACCAGCCGGTCAAGGTCATGGCCATGGAAGGCCATTTCGACAGCCATCCGGAGGGCGCGCCGCTGATCATCTTCGGCATTCCCAACCAGGCGGAGAAGCGCGTGGATTATGCCGTCGAGATCCCCAAGCTCTCGAGCCTCATCCTCAAGCATGACCTGAACGCGCCCCTTGACGGGTTGGATACCGTCGCCGACACGCTGGAACCGCCGGTCAATATCGTCTTCTTCTCCTTCCGGATCATGGTCGCGCTCGGCTTCGCCATGCTGGGGCTGGGTCTCTGGAGCCTGTTCTGTCGCTGGAAGGGCACGCTCTACAGCAGCCCCTGGCTGCACCGACTGGCCGTCGCAATGGGCCCTGCCGGTTTTGTTGCGGTTCTCGCCGGCTGGGTCACCACCGAAGTCGGTCGCCAGCCCTATACCGTCTACGGCCATTTGCTGACCGCGCAATCCATTTCGCCGATCTCGGCGCCGGCGGTCGCCGGTTCGCTGATCGCCTTCGTCATCGTCTATTTTCTCCTCTTCGGTGCCGGGACCTTCTATATCCTGCGGCTGATGGGCAGGCTGCCGCGCGATCCCGAGGGTCATCTCGGCCTCGGCCCGATCCGCACCACCGGCATAACGCCGGCGCCGGGCCTCGCCGACAGCCCCGGCGGCACCCATCATCCTGCCGGCCACGGAGGTGCCCATCATGGAGCTTGA
- the cydB gene encoding cytochrome d ubiquinol oxidase subunit II, whose product MELDLPFIWAALIAFAVLAYVVLDGFDLGVGILFPFFPHKRDRDVMMNSVAPVWDGNETWLVLGGGGLLAVFPLAYATILPALYAPIIAMLLALIFRGVAFEYRWRTKKAEVLWDWAFAGGSSVAALMQGIALGALVQGIAVENRAYAGGWWDWLTPFSILTGFALLIGYALLGATWLVMRTTGDLAAKARRYALAAALLTLAAIGIVSVWTPFLKPEYLDRWFRYPTALFSVIVPLLVIACFFVLLNGLQKKQDTRPFVAALGIFVLAYAGIGVSFYPYIVPTSVTIWDAAAPDESLAFLLIGAVVLIPAILAYTGYAYWVFRGKVNPEEGYH is encoded by the coding sequence ATGGAGCTTGATCTTCCCTTCATCTGGGCGGCTCTCATCGCCTTTGCGGTTCTCGCCTATGTGGTCCTGGATGGTTTCGACCTCGGTGTCGGCATCCTCTTCCCCTTCTTCCCCCACAAGCGCGACCGCGATGTGATGATGAATTCGGTGGCACCGGTCTGGGACGGCAACGAGACCTGGCTCGTGCTCGGCGGCGGCGGGCTGCTTGCCGTTTTCCCGCTGGCCTATGCCACGATCCTGCCGGCGCTCTACGCGCCGATCATCGCCATGCTGCTGGCCCTCATCTTCCGGGGCGTCGCTTTCGAATATCGCTGGCGCACGAAAAAGGCGGAGGTGCTATGGGATTGGGCCTTTGCCGGCGGGTCATCCGTCGCGGCCCTGATGCAGGGCATTGCACTGGGTGCCCTGGTGCAAGGCATCGCGGTGGAAAATCGTGCCTATGCGGGAGGCTGGTGGGATTGGCTGACGCCCTTCTCGATCCTCACGGGCTTTGCCCTCCTGATCGGCTACGCCCTCCTCGGCGCCACCTGGCTCGTCATGCGAACGACAGGGGATCTGGCGGCGAAAGCCCGCCGCTATGCCTTGGCCGCCGCGCTATTGACGCTTGCGGCCATCGGCATCGTAAGCGTCTGGACGCCTTTCCTGAAACCGGAATATCTGGATCGCTGGTTCCGCTACCCGACCGCCCTGTTCTCCGTGATCGTGCCATTGCTGGTGATCGCCTGTTTCTTCGTCCTCCTGAACGGCCTGCAGAAAAAGCAGGACACCCGCCCATTCGTGGCCGCGCTTGGCATTTTCGTGCTGGCCTATGCGGGTATCGGCGTCAGCTTCTATCCCTATATCGTGCCGACATCGGTCACCATCTGGGACGCGGCGGCACCGGATGAGAGCCTCGCTTTCCTGCTGATCGGCGCCGTGGTGCTCATTCCCGCCATCCTTGCCTATACGGGCTATGCCTATTGGGTCTTCCGCGGCAAGGTCAATCCCGAAGAGGGCTATCACTGA
- a CDS encoding XRE family transcriptional regulator, with the protein MDVLTDAIAACLRGERERRAWSLAELAERSGVSKAMISKIERCEASPTATVLGRLSGAFGLPLSALLSIAERSGEKLVRAADQPVWTDPETGYQRRALSPVTGGGLEVIEVMLPPGVRIPYPAAAFAFQRQQILILAGCLDFTEGDVTHRLQVGDCLELGAPQPCLFSNASSEAVRYLVVLARR; encoded by the coding sequence ATGGATGTTCTCACGGATGCCATTGCTGCCTGTCTGCGGGGCGAAAGGGAGCGGCGCGCCTGGTCGCTTGCGGAGCTTGCCGAGCGGTCCGGCGTCTCGAAGGCAATGATCAGCAAGATCGAACGGTGCGAGGCGAGCCCCACAGCCACGGTGCTTGGACGCCTGTCCGGCGCCTTCGGCCTGCCGCTCTCCGCGCTTTTGTCGATTGCCGAGCGCTCCGGCGAAAAGCTGGTGCGGGCCGCCGATCAGCCGGTCTGGACGGATCCGGAAACCGGATATCAGCGCCGCGCTTTGTCGCCGGTCACAGGAGGCGGGCTGGAGGTGATCGAGGTGATGTTGCCGCCCGGCGTTCGCATTCCCTATCCCGCCGCGGCCTTCGCCTTTCAGCGGCAACAGATTCTGATCCTGGCCGGATGCCTGGATTTTACCGAAGGCGATGTGACGCACCGCCTGCAGGTGGGCGATTGTCTGGAGCTTGGCGCGCCGCAGCCCTGCCTCTTCTCCAATGCCTCTTCAGAGGCGGTCCGCTACCTCGTCGTGCTGGCCAGGCGATGA
- a CDS encoding LLM class flavin-dependent oxidoreductase: MRQIRFNAFDMNCVGHIQHGLWTHPRDQSHRYCDLHYWTRYARRLEEGLFDGIFLADVVGVNDVLGGSADAALRGAVQVPVNDPMLLVPAMAAVTRHLGFGVTANLTYETPFLFARRMSTLDHLTGGRIGWNIVTGYLDSAAKAIGLDAQAAHDDRYDLADEYMEVVYRLWEESWADDAVLFDRVNQRYADPDKVRKIRHAGKQYRIDAMHLSAPSPQRTPVLYQAGSSSRGRQFAATHAECVFVNGQKIEGVREIVDDIRSRAVAGGRQAEDIKIFMGATIVTGRTDAEAREKFEEYRGYVSSEAALVHAAASLGIDFSKYDLDEPIDTGKSNAIVSNVEAIGRSAGPQWTKRRLLEQMVLGSRQAPMIGSAEAVADQLAAWSRDAGIDGFNLSRTVVPECFDDVIELVVPILQERGLYKTSYAEGPLRQKLFGGPRLPDRHIAAGFRQMAE, translated from the coding sequence ATGCGCCAGATCCGTTTCAACGCCTTCGACATGAACTGCGTCGGCCATATCCAGCACGGCCTGTGGACGCATCCCCGCGACCAGTCGCATCGCTATTGCGACCTTCATTACTGGACCCGTTACGCGCGACGTCTGGAGGAAGGCCTGTTCGACGGCATCTTCCTCGCCGATGTGGTCGGGGTGAACGATGTTCTGGGCGGATCCGCGGATGCGGCCCTGCGCGGCGCCGTGCAGGTGCCGGTCAACGATCCGATGCTGCTTGTCCCAGCCATGGCGGCAGTGACGCGGCATCTCGGCTTCGGCGTGACGGCCAATCTGACCTATGAGACGCCCTTCCTGTTTGCCCGGCGCATGTCCACGCTCGACCACCTGACGGGCGGGCGAATCGGCTGGAACATCGTCACCGGCTATCTGGACAGCGCGGCAAAAGCCATCGGCCTCGATGCCCAGGCCGCCCATGACGATCGCTACGACCTGGCGGACGAATATATGGAGGTCGTCTACCGGCTTTGGGAGGAGAGCTGGGCGGATGATGCGGTGCTGTTCGACCGCGTCAACCAGCGCTATGCCGATCCCGACAAGGTGCGCAAGATCCGTCATGCCGGCAAGCAGTACCGAATCGATGCCATGCATCTTTCGGCGCCGTCTCCGCAAAGGACGCCGGTGCTCTATCAGGCCGGCTCGTCCAGCCGTGGCCGGCAATTTGCCGCCACGCATGCCGAATGCGTTTTCGTCAACGGCCAGAAGATCGAAGGCGTCCGGGAGATCGTCGATGACATTCGCAGCCGTGCGGTGGCGGGCGGCCGGCAGGCGGAGGACATCAAGATCTTCATGGGAGCCACCATCGTGACCGGCAGAACGGATGCCGAAGCCCGGGAGAAGTTCGAGGAATACCGCGGCTATGTCAGCTCCGAGGCGGCTCTTGTTCATGCGGCCGCCTCGCTCGGCATCGATTTCTCGAAATATGACCTGGATGAGCCCATCGACACCGGCAAGAGCAATGCCATTGTCTCCAATGTGGAAGCGATCGGCCGCAGTGCCGGCCCGCAATGGACCAAGCGTCGCCTCCTGGAGCAGATGGTGCTGGGCAGCCGGCAGGCACCAATGATCGGCTCGGCCGAAGCCGTTGCAGACCAGCTGGCGGCCTGGAGCCGGGATGCCGGGATTGACGGCTTCAACCTGTCGCGCACCGTCGTGCCCGAGTGCTTCGACGATGTGATCGAGCTGGTGGTGCCGATCCTGCAGGAACGTGGTCTCTACAAGACATCCTATGCCGAAGGGCCGCTACGGCAGAAGCTGTTCGGCGGACCTCGCCTGCCGGACCGCCATATCGCTGCGGGTTTCCGACAGATGGCCGAGTGA